A window of the Cellvibrio sp. pealriver genome harbors these coding sequences:
- the aroC gene encoding chorismate synthase: MSGNTYGKLFTVTTFGESHGIALGAIVDGCPPGLELTEADIQIDLDRRKPGTSRYTTQRREEDSVKILSGVFEGKTTGTPIGMLIENTDQRSKDYSNIKDQFRPAHADYTYMQKYGVRDYRGGGRSSARETAMRVAAGSIAKKYLKDFHGIEVRGYLSQLGPIKIETVDWDQVDQNPFFCPDASKVPEMEEFMKALNKEGDSIGAKITVVATNVPPGLGEPIFDRLDAEIAHALMSINAVKGVEIGEGFAVVEQRGSKHRDEMTPEGFLSNNAGGILGGISSGQDIIANIALKPTSSLHIPGRSVDVHGNPVEVITKGRHDPCVGIRATPIAEAMLALVLMDHLLRQRAQNGAVKHSIPVIPASVKP; the protein is encoded by the coding sequence ATGTCTGGAAATACGTACGGCAAATTATTCACAGTAACTACGTTTGGTGAAAGTCACGGGATTGCATTGGGTGCAATTGTTGATGGTTGTCCGCCCGGCTTGGAGTTGACGGAGGCAGACATCCAGATTGATCTGGATCGTCGTAAACCCGGCACCTCACGCTATACCACCCAGCGCCGCGAAGAGGATTCAGTAAAAATTTTATCGGGTGTATTTGAGGGTAAAACCACAGGAACACCGATTGGGATGCTGATTGAGAATACTGATCAACGCTCCAAAGATTATTCCAATATCAAAGACCAATTCCGTCCGGCGCATGCAGATTACACCTACATGCAAAAATACGGTGTGCGCGATTATCGCGGTGGCGGCCGTTCATCGGCGCGTGAAACAGCGATGCGCGTGGCAGCGGGCTCGATTGCAAAAAAATACCTGAAAGATTTTCACGGTATTGAAGTGCGCGGTTATCTGTCACAACTCGGGCCAATCAAAATTGAGACCGTGGATTGGGATCAGGTAGATCAAAACCCATTCTTTTGTCCTGATGCGAGCAAAGTGCCAGAGATGGAAGAATTTATGAAAGCCCTGAATAAAGAGGGTGATTCGATTGGTGCAAAAATTACCGTTGTGGCAACCAATGTTCCGCCAGGTTTGGGTGAGCCGATCTTTGATCGATTGGATGCAGAAATCGCCCATGCATTGATGAGCATCAACGCAGTAAAAGGCGTAGAGATCGGTGAAGGTTTTGCAGTTGTTGAACAGCGCGGCAGCAAGCACCGCGATGAAATGACGCCGGAAGGATTTTTATCCAATAATGCTGGCGGGATTTTAGGCGGCATTTCCTCCGGACAAGATATTATTGCGAATATCGCGCTGAAGCCGACCTCTAGTTTGCACATTCCCGGGCGCAGTGTTGATGTGCATGGCAATCCGGTTGAGGTGATTACCAAAGGTCGTCACGACCCTTGCGTTGGAATTCGTGCAACGCCAATTGCCGAGGCAATGCTGGCATTGGTGTTGATGGATCACCTGTTGCGCCAGCGTGCACAAAACGGTGCGGTGAAGCATTCAATTCCGGTAATCCCCGCCAGCGTAAAACCCTAG
- a CDS encoding flavin reductase family protein has translation MQNNNLAVAMKLGMRRLASGVCVLSTTLADKQRFAMTVSSVTSVSDSPPSLLVCINQLVSQQGHLATLGSQFAVNVLSAEHQDVSNICAGRAPTQDRFEVGNWEDDDTGLPVLSDAQAVFICQTDHVTTYGTHKIVIGVIHKVILNEVDVNPLLYADGSYGAFKRQ, from the coding sequence ATGCAAAACAATAATTTAGCTGTTGCGATGAAACTTGGTATGCGTCGGTTGGCGTCAGGTGTGTGTGTTCTCTCCACCACTCTCGCTGATAAACAACGATTTGCAATGACAGTTTCATCTGTGACGTCTGTTTCTGATTCACCCCCTTCTTTACTGGTCTGTATCAACCAGCTTGTCTCTCAACAAGGGCATCTTGCTACGCTAGGGAGTCAATTCGCAGTGAATGTTCTGTCGGCTGAGCATCAGGATGTTTCCAATATCTGTGCAGGTCGTGCGCCAACTCAGGATCGTTTTGAGGTAGGGAACTGGGAAGATGATGATACCGGACTTCCTGTCTTGTCAGATGCCCAGGCCGTATTTATCTGCCAGACAGATCATGTCACAACCTATGGCACTCATAAAATTGTTATCGGAGTGATCCATAAAGTGATTCTTAATGAGGTAGATGTAAATCCGCTGCTTTATGCCGATGGTAGTTATGGTGCATTCAAGCGCCAGTAG
- a CDS encoding DUF4389 domain-containing protein: protein MDNEQLKSNLTSSKHWLRLVFMLLFAAVLQLASLVMWILVAAQFLFSLITGEDNQHLRRFGHSLSTYIYDVLKFLCYSSEEKPFPFADWPTGKRDAPSNPEATPSVQESPKRLASAPDQATE, encoded by the coding sequence ATGGACAATGAACAATTAAAATCCAATTTGACATCTAGCAAGCATTGGTTGCGCCTGGTGTTTATGTTGTTATTCGCAGCGGTATTACAGTTAGCCAGTTTAGTAATGTGGATTTTGGTTGCTGCACAATTTTTATTTTCCCTCATCACAGGCGAAGACAATCAACATTTGCGCCGCTTTGGTCATTCGTTATCAACTTACATTTACGATGTATTGAAATTTTTGTGTTACAGCAGTGAAGAAAAACCTTTCCCGTTTGCTGATTGGCCTACAGGAAAACGAGATGCGCCTAGCAATCCAGAAGCGACTCCTTCTGTGCAAGAGTCGCCAAAGCGTTTGGCTAGTGCACCAGATCAGGCGACAGAATAA
- the prmB gene encoding 50S ribosomal protein L3 N(5)-glutamine methyltransferase gives MAHSSHPSSRFEQACTELSSIRDFLRWGASEFVAAKLFYGHGTDNPWDEAEQLVLHALHMVPPLADEWLDARLTTDERARVVSNIQRRIEERIPAAYITGQAWFAGLPFAVDERVLVPRSPLAELIKKGFAPWLTQEPREILDLCTGSGCIGIACAYQFPDATVQLSDISFDALAVAEENIAQHGLSERVFALQSDLFENLHGQRFDLIVSNPPYVDADDMASLPDEFHAEPELGLASGDDGLDFTRRLLTEAAAYLTENGLLVVEVGNSWPALADAYPALPFTWVEFEHGGHGVFILTAQQLRTAQMAGVV, from the coding sequence ATGGCTCACTCATCTCATCCATCCAGCCGGTTTGAACAGGCGTGTACCGAGTTATCCAGCATCCGCGATTTTTTGCGATGGGGTGCTAGCGAGTTTGTGGCTGCCAAGTTGTTTTATGGGCATGGCACTGACAACCCTTGGGATGAAGCAGAGCAACTGGTTCTGCACGCGTTACACATGGTTCCGCCCTTGGCTGATGAATGGTTGGATGCCCGTTTGACGACCGATGAGCGTGCGCGTGTAGTCAGTAATATCCAGCGGCGTATTGAGGAGCGAATTCCTGCTGCTTACATTACCGGGCAAGCCTGGTTTGCCGGATTGCCATTTGCCGTTGATGAGCGGGTATTGGTGCCAAGATCGCCGCTTGCCGAGCTTATCAAGAAAGGCTTTGCGCCTTGGCTCACACAAGAACCACGTGAAATTTTGGATCTCTGTACTGGCAGCGGTTGTATCGGTATTGCCTGTGCTTACCAGTTTCCGGATGCAACGGTGCAACTGAGCGATATATCGTTCGATGCTCTGGCCGTTGCGGAAGAAAACATCGCCCAGCATGGATTGAGCGAGCGCGTCTTTGCGTTGCAGTCAGATTTGTTTGAAAACCTGCATGGGCAGAGGTTTGATCTGATTGTATCCAACCCGCCTTATGTGGATGCCGATGATATGGCGAGCTTGCCCGATGAATTCCATGCTGAACCGGAGTTGGGTTTGGCATCGGGTGATGACGGGTTGGATTTTACCCGTCGATTGCTCACAGAAGCGGCGGCTTATTTGACTGAGAATGGGCTGTTGGTGGTTGAAGTGGGGAACTCCTGGCCCGCATTGGCAGACGCCTATCCTGCACTGCCATTTACATGGGTGGAGTTTGAACACGGCGGACATGGTGTATTTATATTGACCGCACAACAGTTGCGCACTGCGCAAATGGCGGGTGTGGTATAG
- the rsuA gene encoding 16S rRNA pseudouridine(516) synthase RsuA: MRLDKFLSQNSDSSRSLIQQAIKAGRVSVNDVIAKKGDQKLVGDEIITLDGNIVEPFKTRYLMLHKPLGYVCANSDSDHPVVVDLIRLPRWQELQIVGRLDIDTTGLVLLTDDGQWNHRITSPRHECDKVYRVTTANPISNDTAALFAAGVQLHGEKAPTRPAQLELLSSHEARLKIHEGKYHQVKRMFAAAGNLVVALHRESIGGIQLDPALAPGEYRALTEQEIKSVAP, encoded by the coding sequence ATGCGTCTCGATAAGTTTCTCAGCCAAAATAGCGATTCATCACGCTCACTTATCCAGCAAGCGATCAAAGCAGGCAGAGTCAGCGTGAATGATGTTATCGCCAAAAAAGGTGATCAAAAATTGGTTGGCGACGAAATCATTACGCTTGATGGCAATATCGTTGAACCATTTAAAACCCGCTATTTAATGCTGCATAAACCACTGGGTTATGTGTGCGCCAATAGCGACAGCGATCACCCGGTTGTAGTGGATTTAATTCGCTTGCCGCGTTGGCAAGAATTACAAATTGTGGGGCGTCTGGATATTGATACGACCGGATTGGTGTTATTAACTGACGATGGCCAATGGAATCACCGCATCACTTCACCTCGTCACGAATGCGACAAGGTCTATCGCGTCACTACTGCTAACCCGATAAGCAATGACACTGCCGCACTGTTTGCTGCCGGTGTACAACTGCACGGTGAGAAAGCGCCTACACGCCCCGCACAGCTGGAATTACTATCCAGCCATGAAGCGCGCTTGAAAATTCATGAAGGGAAATACCATCAAGTCAAACGTATGTTTGCAGCAGCAGGCAATCTCGTAGTGGCACTGCACCGCGAAAGCATTGGCGGTATTCAATTAGATCCCGCATTAGCGCCCGGCGAATATCGCGCACTAACCGAGCAAGAAATAAAGAGCGTAGCACCATGA
- the folE gene encoding GTP cyclohydrolase I FolE, whose product MREHFANIIAGIGEDLTRPGLLDTPDRAAKAFQFLTRGYNQTLEEVVNDALFPSDSDEMILVKDIELYSLCEHHLLPFIGKAHVAYIPTGKVLGLSKVARIVDMFARRLQIQEQLTVQIAECIQEITGASGVGVIIEAKHMCMMMRGVEKQNSSMKTSAMRGSFRSSQATRNEFLSLIR is encoded by the coding sequence ATGAGAGAACATTTTGCAAACATAATCGCCGGGATTGGCGAAGATTTAACCCGCCCAGGCTTATTGGATACACCCGACCGCGCCGCAAAAGCCTTTCAATTCCTGACTCGCGGATACAACCAGACATTGGAAGAAGTAGTTAATGATGCGCTCTTCCCCTCTGATTCCGACGAAATGATCCTGGTGAAAGACATCGAGCTCTACTCTCTATGCGAACATCACTTGCTTCCCTTTATCGGAAAAGCACATGTCGCCTATATCCCTACCGGGAAAGTATTAGGGTTGTCAAAAGTTGCACGGATTGTGGATATGTTCGCCCGTCGCTTACAAATTCAGGAACAATTGACGGTACAGATCGCCGAATGCATTCAGGAAATTACCGGAGCCTCCGGCGTGGGTGTCATTATTGAGGCGAAACATATGTGCATGATGATGCGTGGCGTGGAAAAGCAGAACTCGTCAATGAAAACTTCTGCTATGCGCGGCAGTTTCCGCAGCAGCCAGGCAACACGCAATGAATTTTTATCGTTGATTCGCTAG
- a CDS encoding alpha/beta fold hydrolase: MVQTTKPRELVFTVNGMDFAAQEWGEAHHLPVLALHGWLDNSSSFYALAPRLHNLHIVALDMAGHGQSSHRPGQMAYTPWDDINDVLAVADYLGWERFALLGHSRGAIIGTLAAGAFPERFIALGLVEGLLPEPAKPQDAPKQLAAAITGLRAQQQKTPSVYPDLTIAIKARERGMFPLSNAAASALTLRGVVPKADGYSWSTDPRLLAPSVIKLSAEQLGSFVNAVSAPVKLLLAEDGLPKLYANYLHEVKQFPHIDFEVLSGGHHLHMEQQVDQVAEKLNLFFSSFVKQWQTKQ; this comes from the coding sequence ATGGTGCAAACAACCAAACCGCGCGAACTGGTTTTTACCGTAAATGGTATGGATTTCGCCGCGCAAGAGTGGGGAGAGGCGCATCATTTACCCGTGCTGGCGTTGCATGGCTGGCTGGACAACTCCTCCAGTTTTTATGCGCTCGCGCCTCGCTTGCACAATCTCCATATTGTTGCTCTGGATATGGCCGGACATGGGCAAAGCTCACATCGTCCGGGGCAAATGGCCTATACACCTTGGGATGATATTAATGATGTCCTCGCGGTTGCAGACTATCTGGGGTGGGAGCGTTTTGCGTTATTGGGTCATTCACGCGGTGCGATTATAGGTACTCTTGCGGCGGGTGCTTTTCCCGAGCGTTTTATTGCACTAGGGTTGGTTGAAGGGCTTCTGCCTGAGCCCGCAAAACCGCAAGATGCCCCCAAGCAATTGGCGGCGGCGATCACGGGGCTCAGGGCACAGCAACAAAAAACACCGTCGGTGTATCCCGATCTTACAATTGCTATCAAGGCGCGTGAACGCGGCATGTTTCCACTGAGCAATGCTGCAGCAAGTGCTTTGACGTTGCGTGGCGTAGTGCCAAAGGCCGATGGTTATTCGTGGAGTACTGATCCTCGCTTATTGGCACCATCGGTTATCAAGTTATCGGCAGAACAGTTGGGCTCGTTTGTGAATGCGGTGTCTGCTCCTGTAAAACTGCTGCTAGCAGAAGATGGGTTGCCAAAACTTTATGCCAATTATTTGCATGAAGTAAAACAGTTTCCTCATATTGATTTTGAAGTGTTGTCTGGTGGGCATCACTTGCATATGGAGCAGCAGGTCGATCAAGTTGCCGAAAAACTCAATCTGTTTTTTTCCTCTTTTGTGAAACAGTGGCAAACCAAACAATAA
- a CDS encoding MFS transporter, translated as MSLSFAQQAIPYWRLSGFYFFYFAVVGTLIPYWGVYLKDLGYSSQDVGVLSAIIMATRIIAPNFWGWLADHTRQRLRIIRMGSFAACIIFAGILLDQRYWWLVLVVSCYTFFWHAVLPQFEVITLGYLGNNYHRYSQIRLWGSLGFIAAVVGLGLVFDVLPVRYLPLFILTFLILIWLSSLSLQDASIKKSDTARGGFLQLVLQPGMLCFLAASFLLQLSHGPYYTFYTLYLVENYAYTSTAAGLLWALGVLAEVAIFIVMHRLLPQFSLRHLLIFSLLATAVRWLLIGFYADSLAILLFAQLLHACSFGIAHAAAIEWIRIHFQGSHQGQAQAMYSSLGFGAGGAAGALIGGLLWDYSAAMTYTLAAAAVLLAAVLCIVWLYPSPDAVGHSHHG; from the coding sequence ATGTCTCTTTCTTTTGCGCAGCAAGCAATTCCCTACTGGCGTCTCTCCGGATTTTATTTTTTTTATTTTGCAGTCGTCGGCACATTGATTCCTTATTGGGGCGTTTACCTGAAAGACTTGGGTTATTCATCGCAAGATGTGGGGGTGCTCAGCGCCATTATTATGGCTACGCGCATTATTGCCCCCAATTTTTGGGGGTGGCTGGCTGACCATACTCGCCAACGTTTGCGTATTATCCGCATGGGAAGTTTTGCAGCCTGTATTATTTTTGCGGGCATTTTGCTTGACCAGCGTTATTGGTGGCTGGTGTTAGTGGTGAGCTGTTACACCTTTTTCTGGCACGCTGTGCTGCCGCAGTTTGAAGTAATAACCTTGGGTTATCTCGGCAATAATTATCATCGTTACAGCCAAATCCGCTTGTGGGGGTCGCTCGGCTTTATTGCTGCGGTGGTGGGATTGGGTTTGGTATTTGATGTGTTGCCAGTGCGTTATCTACCGCTTTTTATTCTGACATTCCTGATTTTAATTTGGCTTTCCAGTCTAAGTTTGCAGGATGCGAGCATTAAAAAATCGGATACTGCCCGTGGTGGTTTTTTACAGTTGGTTTTGCAGCCGGGCATGCTGTGTTTTTTAGCGGCCAGTTTTTTATTGCAATTAAGCCACGGGCCTTATTACACCTTTTACACCTTATATTTGGTAGAAAATTACGCTTACACCAGCACAGCGGCAGGTTTATTGTGGGCGTTGGGGGTGTTGGCTGAAGTTGCTATTTTTATTGTGATGCACCGGTTATTGCCGCAATTCAGTTTGCGCCATTTATTGATATTCAGTTTGTTAGCCACTGCAGTTCGTTGGTTGTTGATTGGGTTTTATGCGGATTCGCTGGCAATTTTATTGTTTGCGCAGCTCTTGCACGCATGCAGTTTTGGTATTGCCCATGCGGCAGCTATTGAGTGGATACGTATTCATTTTCAAGGATCGCATCAGGGCCAAGCGCAAGCGATGTACAGCTCATTGGGTTTTGGTGCAGGCGGTGCAGCAGGTGCATTGATTGGCGGCTTGCTCTGGGATTATAGTGCGGCAATGACCTACACTCTGGCCGCTGCTGCAGTGCTACTGGCAGCCGTGCTTTGCATTGTGTGGTTGTATCCTTCACCTGACGCTGTGGGGCATTCTCATCATGGATAA
- the folD gene encoding bifunctional methylenetetrahydrofolate dehydrogenase/methenyltetrahydrofolate cyclohydrolase FolD — translation MSALVLDGKALAEKTEQELSARVAALKARSNGQTPILATILVGDDPASATYVKMKGNACTRIGMESLKVEMPSSTTTEQLLAKIQELNNNPNVHGILLQHPVPHQIDERQCFDAISAEKDVDGVTCLGFGRMSMGEEAYGCATPKGIMRLLEAYGIELAGKHAVVVGRSPILGKPMALMLLNANATVTICHSRTQNLPALIKQADILVGAVGKPEFIKAEWIKDGAVVVDAGYHPGGVGDIELKPLVDRVAAYTPVPGGVGPMTINTLIYQTVDSGEKKIG, via the coding sequence ATGTCCGCACTTGTATTGGATGGCAAAGCCCTTGCCGAAAAAACTGAACAGGAACTCTCTGCTCGCGTTGCTGCTTTAAAAGCGCGTAGCAATGGCCAAACCCCTATTCTGGCGACCATTCTGGTGGGTGATGACCCAGCTTCTGCGACCTACGTGAAAATGAAAGGTAATGCCTGTACCCGTATTGGTATGGAGTCATTGAAGGTGGAGATGCCTTCATCTACCACAACCGAGCAATTGCTTGCCAAAATCCAGGAATTAAACAACAACCCCAACGTTCACGGCATACTGCTGCAGCACCCGGTTCCGCACCAAATTGATGAGCGCCAGTGCTTTGATGCAATCAGCGCAGAGAAAGATGTAGACGGCGTAACCTGTTTGGGTTTTGGCCGTATGAGCATGGGTGAAGAAGCTTATGGTTGCGCAACACCAAAAGGCATTATGCGCTTGTTGGAAGCTTACGGAATTGAACTCGCAGGCAAGCACGCTGTAGTGGTTGGTCGCAGCCCTATTTTGGGTAAACCTATGGCACTGATGCTGCTTAACGCCAACGCTACCGTCACCATCTGCCATTCACGCACACAAAATTTACCGGCACTAATCAAGCAGGCCGATATTCTGGTTGGCGCTGTGGGCAAACCGGAATTTATTAAAGCCGAGTGGATTAAAGATGGCGCTGTTGTTGTCGATGCGGGCTACCATCCCGGTGGTGTGGGCGATATCGAATTGAAGCCGTTGGTTGATCGCGTTGCTGCTTACACGCCAGTTCCCGGCGGCGTTGGCCCAATGACAATCAACACATTGATTTACCAAACCGTAGACTCGGGCGAAAAGAAAATCGGTTAA
- the truC gene encoding tRNA pseudouridine(65) synthase TruC, with amino-acid sequence MTETLPIIYRDEYLVAINKPGGLLVHRSEIDRHETRFAVQLLRDQLGQLVYPIHRLDKPTAGVLVFALSPDVARQLGDIFSRHALTKTYIALVRGFAPGQGIIDHPLVEELDKYTDKKARTDKPAQEAITEFKTLAQIEFPFSIDKYPCTRYSLVQCTPKTGRKHQIRRHMKHISHPIIGDAKHGKGNHNRFFQEKFTCDGLMLASTEMQFIHPITREPLTLTAPLAPKFTRIIHQFDWEHALPSNWITAQDH; translated from the coding sequence ATGACCGAGACACTGCCGATTATTTATCGCGATGAATATCTGGTTGCCATCAATAAACCGGGCGGCTTGTTGGTACATCGCAGTGAAATTGATCGACATGAAACACGCTTTGCCGTGCAGTTGTTGCGCGATCAACTCGGGCAATTGGTATACCCGATTCACCGCTTGGATAAACCGACAGCTGGTGTATTGGTATTTGCACTTTCGCCAGACGTTGCACGGCAATTAGGCGATATTTTTAGCCGTCATGCACTGACAAAAACCTATATCGCACTAGTGCGCGGCTTTGCGCCCGGGCAAGGTATTATCGACCATCCGTTAGTTGAAGAGCTGGATAAATATACCGATAAAAAAGCACGCACCGATAAGCCAGCACAAGAAGCCATAACCGAATTTAAAACACTGGCGCAAATCGAATTTCCGTTTAGTATCGATAAGTATCCTTGCACCCGCTATTCACTGGTTCAATGCACACCAAAGACCGGCCGCAAGCATCAAATCCGCCGCCATATGAAACATATCAGCCATCCGATTATTGGCGATGCAAAACACGGCAAGGGTAATCACAACCGCTTTTTTCAGGAAAAATTTACGTGCGACGGACTAATGCTCGCATCGACTGAAATGCAATTTATTCACCCAATCACCCGCGAGCCGCTGACATTAACGGCACCGCTCGCACCAAAATTTACCCGAATAATTCACCAATTTGACTGGGAACATGCCCTACCCTCTAATTGGATTACCGCTCAGGATCACTAA
- a CDS encoding DUF4892 domain-containing protein, with the protein MKFRLLVSSLIVACIPFASFAAELPLEHYPRARIMFQSIAANDDYVLALSSYKKIAGSWRVDRQQRLAGMLARYTLELPEGHGASKGFDFYLDQLHAFNVRELFHCKSRDCGTSNSWANNHFKILQLYGLDQHQQYGAYEVITADAKPFYVSLYAVQRGNKRVYLQVDVLHTDKVIELGIASSPESIIKSLHANGYYVFPDLIVGNVKTDRPIQIKPAHIKALVDVLALEPEWEIALVGHDYAPVSLEQQQQYSLAYAEQLKAELLEQGVAAQRMSSYGLGSLAPAGRGDRSARVEIVKVETD; encoded by the coding sequence ATGAAATTCCGTTTACTCGTTTCAAGCTTGATTGTTGCATGTATCCCTTTCGCTTCATTTGCGGCTGAATTGCCACTAGAACACTATCCTCGCGCACGGATTATGTTCCAAAGCATTGCTGCTAATGATGATTATGTATTGGCTTTAAGCAGCTACAAAAAAATTGCGGGCAGCTGGCGCGTTGATCGTCAACAGCGATTGGCAGGTATGCTTGCGCGTTATACGTTGGAGTTACCAGAGGGCCATGGTGCCAGTAAAGGGTTCGATTTTTATCTGGATCAATTGCACGCGTTTAATGTGCGTGAGTTATTTCACTGTAAAAGCCGTGATTGCGGTACCAGTAATTCCTGGGCCAATAACCATTTCAAAATTTTGCAGTTGTATGGATTGGATCAGCACCAGCAATACGGTGCCTATGAAGTAATTACCGCTGATGCAAAACCTTTCTATGTTTCGCTTTACGCAGTGCAGCGAGGCAATAAACGCGTGTATTTGCAAGTTGATGTGTTGCATACCGACAAAGTGATTGAGTTAGGTATCGCATCAAGTCCTGAATCGATTATTAAATCCCTGCATGCCAATGGCTATTATGTATTTCCTGATTTGATTGTGGGGAATGTGAAAACAGATCGGCCTATTCAAATAAAGCCTGCACATATCAAGGCGCTGGTGGATGTGTTGGCGCTTGAGCCAGAGTGGGAGATTGCATTGGTTGGGCACGATTATGCCCCAGTCTCTTTGGAGCAGCAGCAACAGTATTCACTTGCCTATGCTGAGCAATTAAAAGCGGAGTTATTGGAGCAGGGAGTTGCTGCACAGCGTATGAGTAGTTATGGCTTGGGTAGTCTGGCTCCCGCCGGAAGAGGCGACAGGAGCGCGCGAGTAGAAATCGTTAAGGTTGAAACAGATTGA
- the sixA gene encoding phosphohistidine phosphatase SixA, with protein sequence MIVYFLRHGHAESQVTTDEARALTAKGRSDTSVVLRTRVENMKGVSQIWASPLVRAQQTAEIAQNFFPAVAIQTTPLLVPEASPSLLLDWLTQLPLLDSNNAILLVTHQPLVGLLVNRLCGKADHFYPMGTSSLAAIECDVIAAGLGNLRWLEHAPVDS encoded by the coding sequence ATGATCGTTTACTTTCTGCGGCACGGACACGCAGAGTCTCAGGTAACGACGGACGAGGCTCGTGCTCTAACTGCCAAAGGCCGCAGTGATACATCAGTAGTCTTGCGTACGCGTGTAGAAAACATGAAAGGGGTATCACAGATATGGGCAAGCCCTTTAGTGCGTGCGCAGCAAACTGCTGAAATTGCGCAGAATTTTTTTCCTGCTGTGGCAATTCAAACAACACCGCTTTTGGTTCCTGAGGCAAGTCCCTCACTATTGTTGGATTGGTTGACCCAGCTGCCCTTGTTGGATAGCAACAATGCTATTTTGCTGGTGACCCATCAACCATTGGTGGGGCTATTGGTTAACCGACTATGCGGTAAAGCCGATCATTTTTATCCCATGGGAACAAGTTCTCTGGCTGCTATTGAATGTGATGTGATCGCAGCAGGTCTTGGCAATTTGCGCTGGCTTGAGCATGCACCTGTAGATAGTTAG
- a CDS encoding NAD(P)H-dependent glycerol-3-phosphate dehydrogenase → MSERLKVAVLGGGSFGTAIANIIACNSHHTYLWMRSEEQARQCQAEHQNTRYLPGYQLHEQLVITADLAQTITGANLVFVSIPSHSFRAVVRQIKPLLGADTMVVSTAKGIEPEGHGFTLMSQILEQELPDHKIGVLSGPNFAKEIVQQQQTGTVIASESDVVINCVQQTLKSRSFRVYANHDRYGVELGGALKNIYAIICGMAAALGAGHNTQAMLLTRSLAEMGRFAQVMGANPMTFLGLAGVGDLILTCTSDLSRNYRVGFALGQGKPLDEIVASLGQVAEGVNTLHQVKHKADELGVYMPLVSGLHAVLFEGKAIAEVAHGLMVGEQADDVEYLRGN, encoded by the coding sequence ATGAGCGAACGATTGAAGGTTGCTGTGCTGGGTGGTGGGAGTTTTGGTACGGCAATTGCCAATATTATTGCGTGTAACAGCCATCATACCTACTTATGGATGCGTTCTGAGGAACAGGCCAGGCAGTGCCAGGCAGAGCATCAAAATACACGCTATTTACCTGGTTACCAATTGCATGAGCAGTTGGTAATAACCGCTGATTTGGCACAGACGATCACGGGGGCCAATCTGGTATTTGTTTCTATACCCAGTCATTCATTTCGTGCTGTCGTTAGACAAATTAAGCCACTGTTGGGTGCTGATACTATGGTAGTAAGTACTGCCAAAGGTATAGAGCCGGAGGGGCATGGTTTTACCTTGATGAGTCAAATCCTTGAGCAGGAGCTTCCTGATCATAAGATCGGAGTGCTTAGCGGGCCTAACTTTGCAAAAGAAATCGTACAGCAGCAGCAGACAGGCACAGTGATCGCGAGTGAGAGTGATGTTGTGATTAATTGTGTCCAGCAGACCTTGAAGTCGCGTAGCTTCCGCGTTTACGCCAATCATGATCGGTACGGCGTTGAATTGGGCGGTGCGCTCAAAAACATCTACGCTATTATCTGCGGTATGGCTGCTGCCCTAGGAGCCGGGCACAACACCCAGGCGATGTTACTGACTCGCAGTCTTGCAGAGATGGGACGTTTTGCGCAGGTAATGGGTGCAAATCCAATGACGTTTTTAGGGTTGGCCGGTGTGGGCGATTTGATTTTGACTTGCACATCGGACTTGAGCCGTAATTATCGTGTTGGATTTGCCTTGGGACAGGGTAAACCGTTAGATGAAATTGTTGCATCATTAGGACAGGTGGCGGAAGGCGTTAACACTCTCCATCAGGTAAAACACAAAGCGGATGAGCTGGGTGTATACATGCCGCTGGTGTCCGGGTTGCATGCGGTTTTATTTGAAGGCAAAGCAATTGCTGAGGTTGCTCATGGTTTGATGGTGGGCGAGCAAGCAGATGATGTTGAATATTTAAGAGGTAATTGA